A single window of Pseudarthrobacter defluvii DNA harbors:
- a CDS encoding DUF6457 domain-containing protein: protein MKSQDETLEEWCRALLQAYKLEDVQIDVNAVLALAGVAAHAVVRPAAPLTTFIAGFAAGLAAAPGREMDAASMDAALAVARSLAADYDAEAAGTPGE, encoded by the coding sequence GTGAAAAGCCAGGACGAAACGCTGGAGGAATGGTGCAGGGCCCTTCTCCAGGCGTACAAGCTTGAAGACGTACAGATAGACGTCAATGCCGTGCTGGCGCTGGCCGGCGTCGCCGCCCATGCCGTTGTCCGGCCGGCTGCTCCGCTGACCACCTTTATTGCCGGTTTCGCCGCGGGCCTCGCTGCCGCTCCGGGCAGGGAGATGGACGCGGCCTCCATGGATGCAGCGCTGGCCGTTGCGCGTTCCCTTGCAGCCGACTACGACGCTGAAGCCGCCGGGACTCCCGGCGAATGA
- the mobA gene encoding molybdenum cofactor guanylyltransferase: MQENSLVFDALILAGGRSSRLGGVPKQSLVFAGQTLLERSIAAAAGARRTVIVGDSGGLQYSGAVLSAETGHPGVLTCREEPPFAGPAAAIAAGLDTLEAHGGGAPYTLVLACDMPLAAKAVAVLRNALSRSAPSLRAGAGGGVMARAEDGRAQPLAAFYGTGELKKACAELAARDALVNGSVRALLASLDVQLVTVPAGSTSDVDTWDDAAALGIAAGSQRGSKDPNAGGANVGGIS, encoded by the coding sequence GTGCAAGAGAACAGCCTGGTTTTTGATGCCCTGATCCTGGCCGGCGGCCGGTCATCGCGGCTGGGCGGCGTACCCAAGCAGTCGCTGGTCTTCGCTGGCCAGACGCTGTTGGAGCGGTCCATTGCTGCCGCAGCCGGTGCCCGCCGAACCGTCATTGTCGGCGACAGTGGTGGTCTCCAGTACTCCGGAGCTGTGCTGTCCGCAGAAACCGGTCACCCCGGCGTCCTGACGTGCCGGGAGGAGCCGCCATTCGCAGGGCCCGCTGCTGCGATAGCGGCCGGCCTGGACACCCTGGAGGCCCATGGCGGAGGGGCACCGTACACCCTGGTGCTCGCCTGCGACATGCCGCTGGCCGCCAAGGCTGTGGCTGTGCTCCGGAATGCACTTTCGCGGTCCGCCCCCAGCCTCCGGGCGGGCGCCGGAGGCGGCGTGATGGCCCGGGCCGAGGACGGAAGGGCACAACCGCTGGCAGCCTTTTACGGCACGGGCGAGTTAAAAAAAGCGTGCGCGGAGCTGGCTGCCCGCGACGCGTTGGTGAACGGCTCCGTCCGGGCTCTCCTTGCTAGTCTGGACGTGCAGCTTGTCACAGTCCCCGCCGGGTCCACCTCCGATGTGGACACCTGGGACGATGCTGCCGCGCTGGGGATTGCCGCCGGGAGCCAGCGTGGAAGCAAGGATCCGAACGCGGGCGGAGCTAACGTGGGAGGCATTTCGTGA
- a CDS encoding HNH endonuclease, which yields MRTLVLNAGYEPLAVITFRRALVLVLTGKASVVAEGDDPVVGPTDVLGRPSVILLNRYIRPRYNPSTAVSRRGVLRRDGHKCAYCGKAAHTIDHVHPKSRGGADSWENLVAACLRCNNVKGDHTPAEMGWTLRFVPEPPRGTIWQIKELEKPTPAWDPFLLPERAA from the coding sequence ATGCGCACTCTCGTTCTGAATGCTGGATATGAACCGCTGGCGGTCATTACTTTCCGCCGGGCGCTGGTGCTTGTGCTCACGGGCAAGGCGAGCGTTGTGGCTGAAGGGGACGACCCCGTGGTGGGGCCCACCGACGTCCTTGGCCGTCCGTCCGTGATTCTCCTCAACAGGTACATCAGGCCCCGATACAACCCCTCTACGGCCGTCAGCCGCAGGGGTGTACTCAGGCGCGACGGCCATAAATGCGCATACTGCGGCAAGGCGGCGCACACCATCGACCATGTTCATCCCAAGTCCCGGGGCGGAGCTGACTCGTGGGAGAACCTGGTGGCCGCCTGCCTGCGCTGCAACAACGTCAAGGGTGACCACACTCCGGCCGAGATGGGTTGGACCCTTCGTTTCGTGCCTGAGCCCCCGCGCGGCACCATTTGGCAGATCAAGGAACTGGAGAAGCCCACCCCCGCATGGGATCCGTTCCTGCTTCCCGAACGTGCTGCCTGA
- a CDS encoding NlpC/P60 family protein has protein sequence MTTRATARHRAEVTKTNSIAVIAKAVSNNAGGMGRQAAVIAAASGLVLTSGIAANAADANVKRDSAPASTLEVESAVEAPISAASTIAISFEKPAVTTTPAPVVEPEPQVEVQEAAPAPAAEPVAAPKVTAKVATAAAPAAPAAPASASGKGAAILSAAYAQLGVMQDCTMLVTNSLAAVGINFHDWPAGYLSLGRTVSASEAQPGDLIYYADGGAGMAHIAVYAGNGMAVHGGYNGNQTVVFSANVGSGPVFIRVN, from the coding sequence ATGACGACTCGTGCTACCGCACGGCACCGCGCCGAGGTCACCAAAACCAACTCGATCGCTGTCATTGCCAAGGCTGTCAGCAACAACGCCGGCGGCATGGGCCGCCAGGCTGCGGTCATTGCCGCCGCTTCCGGCCTGGTCCTGACCAGTGGAATTGCAGCCAACGCGGCCGATGCCAACGTCAAGCGTGACTCCGCTCCGGCATCCACTCTGGAAGTTGAATCCGCCGTCGAGGCGCCGATTTCCGCGGCTTCCACCATTGCCATCAGCTTCGAGAAGCCGGCCGTGACCACCACGCCGGCCCCCGTTGTTGAACCCGAACCCCAGGTTGAGGTGCAGGAAGCTGCCCCGGCTCCGGCCGCTGAGCCCGTTGCCGCTCCCAAGGTCACCGCCAAGGTTGCCACCGCAGCTGCTCCGGCCGCTCCTGCAGCCCCGGCTTCCGCCAGCGGCAAGGGTGCTGCAATCCTCTCCGCCGCCTACGCGCAGCTCGGCGTCATGCAGGACTGCACCATGCTGGTCACCAACTCCCTGGCCGCCGTCGGCATCAACTTCCACGACTGGCCTGCAGGCTACCTGTCCCTGGGCCGCACGGTGAGCGCATCCGAAGCCCAGCCTGGCGACCTCATTTACTACGCTGACGGCGGCGCAGGCATGGCGCACATTGCTGTGTACGCCGGCAACGGCATGGCCGTCCACGGCGGCTACAACGGCAACCAGACCGTGGTCTTCAGCGCGAACGTTGGATCCGGCCCGGTCTTTATCCGCGTCAACTAG
- a CDS encoding C40 family peptidase produces MAAASGLILSMGLPATAADTTAGVSASTESGSAQTALAVTAAPTATVSFERPVVKTTAAPKVEPVRPQSTEPATRTAAAAAGQDASPVTKTAETVPSAATSGIAAIAYTGIGHSYVWGGTSPVTGWDCSGFVQWVYAQAGISIPRTNAWSIMSPTSAPQPGDLVVQNGGAHVGIYVGNGMMISALNPSQGTLLHSPAATGSSSYYHLNK; encoded by the coding sequence GTGGCAGCCGCATCCGGCCTCATCCTGAGCATGGGCCTGCCGGCCACTGCTGCCGACACCACTGCCGGTGTCTCAGCTTCCACCGAATCCGGTTCGGCCCAGACGGCCCTCGCCGTCACCGCTGCCCCCACCGCCACGGTGTCCTTCGAGCGTCCGGTCGTCAAGACCACTGCTGCTCCAAAGGTGGAGCCGGTACGTCCCCAGTCCACCGAGCCGGCCACCCGCACCGCCGCTGCTGCAGCGGGCCAGGACGCCTCCCCGGTCACCAAGACCGCTGAGACCGTACCCTCCGCGGCGACCTCGGGCATCGCAGCTATCGCCTACACCGGCATCGGCCACTCCTACGTCTGGGGCGGCACCAGCCCCGTCACCGGCTGGGACTGCTCCGGGTTCGTGCAGTGGGTTTACGCCCAGGCCGGCATCAGCATCCCCCGCACCAACGCGTGGAGCATCATGAGCCCCACCTCCGCTCCGCAGCCGGGTGACCTGGTTGTCCAGAACGGTGGCGCGCACGTTGGCATCTACGTCGGCAACGGCATGATGATCAGCGCACTCAACCCCTCCCAGGGGACGCTGCTCCACTCGCCTGCAGCCACCGGTAGCTCCTCGTACTACCACCTCAACAAATAG